From the Entelurus aequoreus isolate RoL-2023_Sb linkage group LG13, RoL_Eaeq_v1.1, whole genome shotgun sequence genome, the window CAGGTACAGGTAAGACCACAAGATGAACAAAAAGTGTACGAAATAAATGCCGATGTTGATGGCTGTGATGATACTGTTGGCGTAGGGCGGCGTGCAGGCCAAGCTGAACACCACCCAGTTGACGCAGTACAACTTGTTGATGTGCGAGCCGCACAACGCTTTCCCCAACAGGGTAACCGTGTTCATAAACATGCAGTATAAAGGCACGAACCAGGAGAAAAACACAAAGAGGGAAACTCTCTGCTTGCTCATTAAAGTGTGGTAAACCAGAGGTCGACATATGGCCACGTACCGGTCGTACGCCATCACAGTTAAAATGGAAAAATCACAGCAAGATGATGAATGGATGACATAACCCTGCAGCATGCACCCTGCGTAGGAAATGACCTGCGATGACAGGAGGTCCTTGAGGAACTTGGGGTAAAAGCCAGCAGCTCCGTACACAGCATTGATGCATAGATTACACAAGAACACATACATGGGCTGGTGCAGGGTTTTGTCCGTAACTATGACAACGATCATGCTGATGTTGCTCAGCAGGATCAGAATGTACCACAGCAACGTCAGCACGAAGAGAGTCATCCTCTGCATATATGTAAACTTGAAACCGGAGAGCGTAAACATAGTGACAGCGGAAACATTTTCCATCCTGTGTAGAAAAGCAGGGAAAAAAAAGGATCAGGTGGTGATATTACCCGCCACGTTAGCGTGCATCCTCCTCCCCCCGCGGGTGACCCTGCGAAGTGACGGCGAGTCGACGTCGAGCCTTTTTCTAAGGAAACACAACCACCTGTGGGAGTCACGCCGACCAAtggctgggtgttgttgacatgtCACGGCTTCTTTCGTCAGCTCCTCCACCGAAGGCCCGAGAGGGACATGAAGATGCCAGTCAAGTAGAATTctaacttttttgttttgttttagatcAGTGGTTGTCGAACTTTTTTTTACCGAGTACCCCTTTCAAAAAAAACCACTTGGttctccaagtgccaccataatgaccaacattaaagtacagtagcgtcgtaggcttaagtattcatagaggttttatttaaaagttaaagttaaatataccaatgattgtcacacgcacactaggtgtggcaaaattattctctgcatttgacccatcacccttgatcaccccctgggaggtgaggggagcagtgagcagcagcagtggccgcgcccgggaatcatttttggtgatttaacccccaattccaacccttgatgctgagtgccaagcagggatgtaatgggtccaatttttatagtctttggtatgacccggccggggtttgaactcacaacctaccgatctcagggcggacactctaaccactaggccactgagtaggctatttaacaagtatatttaatattttgggccaCCTTAACACTACACACGGTTTGAACAGTGACACGGTTTgttaatataggaaaataaaacactgtactttaggtGATTCTTGAGCCCGCGTAGTGGGCACAGTTTAAGAATCAAGATCACTGTTGGAAAgcaaaaataataacacaattgCATGTGTAGCATGATGAAAACTAAAGCACCAATTCATTCTAGTCGTCAAACATTTgttcataaaatacatttttaacatttgtcTGATAACTGTATTTTGTCAGTATATACAGAAATGGAATGGAAATGGAAGAATTCATCCAAAACAaggcataggttttatttaacaagtatattgaatatttttggccattgtaacattacacacagtttgaacagtaacactgtgtttaaatatataggaaaataaaacactgtactttaataaagggattatttggtgtaccactagatgtagCCAAAGTATCACAGTTTGAGAAACCCTGATTTAGATCATACGAAATATAATATTCTTAGATTCGTCCAAGGCAGGACTATTCAACCGGGGCTAAATCCAACCCGGGAATGACACCATGACCCAGTTCAAAACTTGGTAAATTCCTAAAAACGCTAGAGTGTTcctgttgtatttgtattgttatatatatatatcagatatatcaagcagctaaaatgcgttaaacatggataagtgtggagagtgttgtgCATTTTCCCTTTATGCTTGGTAAGGGATTTAATTGGGtgcaatttagaatttttttatgGTGCGTggacgttttttttataatatccacaaagttcagtgagcaggttgtgttatgtgtgacctagtgtgttgactttttgtgttggttggttgTTTTCttttaattcaattttttttttttgcatcatgactagggaaagttgtttgcattgggtcatataagtgaatgctctgCACAATCCCATTACAGGGCACAATTAAAGACTGTCTTTTTGTTTCAGCTAGAActataaacgttattttttttgaAAGACAAGTaacacagtaaaataatattggaCTGAAGTGACAGACAGTTATTGctagagtaaatatatgtgtatttatttgtatttatttatttatttattttctaaccAGCCATTctgcatattagacacatttGCTTATCATAATGTAGATAGTATGTACTAAAATATCAGAAATTGTTCTTAAAATGAaagtaatacaaaatatatagttattgttacatttatgaaaatccccaaaaatctactttttaaataaaaaaaaaaaacatatagatGATTTAATTAGGACCAAGACAGAATACATATTTGAAATCaaggtaaataaaatatattttttcttttttactaaCAGTATATATCACAGATTTTCATTATATTCACAATAATAAAAAACGAAATAACGTACATttctcttttttaaatgttttctttagTCCGAACAAATCCAATTAATAttagatcaaataaaataaaatcaagggaTTTTGAATATTTCTTAACAATATATTTGTATCTAATGATGACATATCTAACTAACCATGACATCAAAATCCTCTCCTGACATAAATATTTAGGAATTAATTGTTTTATAACATCTACAGTTTACATAAAAGAAACATTATGTCTTAAAGTTTACGTGACCTTTTTTAGGAGGGAGTAGACATGAAAAAACTCtagttttgttcaaataaaacttTTACAGGTTCACAGactttccacccgaatgcagctgagataggctccagcgaccccccgcaaccccgaaagggacaagcggtagaaaatggatagatggatggaagttCACAGAGTAAGTTACCATTGTAACTAACTCTGAGTTTGACTTACCACTCTTTTTTTGGAACAGACAACACTAAATGTCCCTCATATAAAGGTTTACAGACTCAGAGTTTTCACTTAACCTTTCCTATTTTGGACCGAACACGATGCAAATGAATCAGAAGAGCACCTAACACTCCAAAAACTTTGCTGAATAtcacatatatcacatacaaaacCAGCAAAGTGGGAAAGACACGTCAACATGTGGTACCAAGGAAATGGATTTAGACATG encodes:
- the LOC133662990 gene encoding olfactory receptor 2A7-like produces the protein MENVSAVTMFTLSGFKFTYMQRMTLFVLTLLWYILILLSNISMIVVIVTDKTLHQPMYVFLCNLCINAVYGAAGFYPKFLKDLLSSQVISYAGCMLQGYVIHSSSCCDFSILTVMAYDRYVAICRPLVYHTLMSKQRVSLFVFFSWFVPLYCMFMNTVTLLGKALCGSHINKLYCVNWVVFSLACTPPYANSIITAINIGIYFVHFLFILWSYLYLVKVCLSSREMWIKFMQTCFPHLICLLTFTVTLLLDIFYMRFGSADLPQDTHNFMTILFLLINPVVNPLIYGFKLTGVRNRVLSILHVKKKVSTFVM